A window of Fusarium oxysporum Fo47 chromosome II, complete sequence genomic DNA:
AAGGTAAGCAGAAATCGCCACGTATTTTCAAGGTGTCTATCATGTGGATGGAAAGAGATGGCTTTGAACACTGGGCTATCTAGATATCAAGCTTTTCTTAATGGGTGCCAATATCATTCAATATGCCTGGCGCTGATTCGAAATAATAAAGTTACTCATTTCATCTTCGATCCAGGACACAGACATAAGTTTACCCTATCCGTACCTAACTTTAACATAGGTTGGTATTAATGGACTATACGTAGTACACGCGAGGGGTCTCATATTCTGCACTCATATGTCGCTTGAGTAATATAGCAAAAGTACCTTGTAACCATTCTAAAGAGATCAAACCTCCCATGCTGACACTTTCCATATGTGGCGTGGCCTTGGATATATCATGGGCAGGGAGATGTTGAAACATGAACACTTGTTCTTAGGACTCGCTGGTGCACATGAATAAACAATATGAAGTTATTGTTCATTTTTCAAATACTCTCGAATCTACTCGTGGGCTTACGTACTCTGAGGCTATCAGAGCAAGTTCGGATTCTCGGTCCcaattttaaataattacGATAAATAAAATCGACATTTGTATCCATACTCTCTCGTCTATGGATGCTAGAGGGTCTAAGTGACCACCAGTGTTGATGATACTGTATATACCACCTACTTTGGCTTACGTAGCACGTATCGCCACGTTACAGATATACTGTGTACAATATAGCCACCTGAGGAAGGATCAAAAGATatcgaaaaagaaaacattgTGATGCCTAAATAAGCTGCAATTTCAGCCCATTCTTAGGACAATGTTTCTCAATCATCACCTCCTTACACCAGCCACACTAATAAACCCAGGCGGGCTAGCTTCTTTGCACCTGAAGGGCCTTTTATAGCGGGTCTCCCAGGAACCCCCTACTCCCAGCCACATGCCTTACCTACTGTAGCAGTGGGTCCGGACACTGTGCATTGGTAGTCTGACATGcgctgggctgggctgggttAATTGAGGCTGCCACGACCAGCAGCCCCTGGCTTTGGTGGGAAAGCTCCCGCGGAAAGCGAATGCTCAAAGTGATCGAAAACGGATCAACCTCcaactacctacctactaACCTAAGTAACTACCTACCTTGCCTTAGTAACTATACTGCATCGACAACGCTCACAATCCGACCCTTCCACGCGACATTCACTCTTGCTGAATTCTTATCATCGATTTAGACACCTGGAGTTGTCTCAATGAACACCACCGCGACTGGGTACCAGCCTTTCGCTTGGTAGGTCGTGAGACGCCTGCCGCCCTCAACTGGCACGCTCTCTCATCGACGTCGCCTGGTCTTGACAACGCCTGGGCTGGCTACGTATCATGATCAGTCGCCGTTATGGCTTTTCGTCGCCGCCGAGGCAACTTGTCTGATGACACTGAAAAACGCCGACATACACTCTTCGAACCCAGCGCATCCGGcgatcttcctcctccagttCCTTCTCAGCCCGACCACAACGATGACGAGGGACAAGGACCTGGAGAGTCTTCCCACCCACAGCAACCTCGCGAGTTAGCTCGCGAATCAACAACCAGCCGTCCTGAAGGTCTCCCCGAGAGTCAAACCGAGAGTCGCCCAGGAAGTCGCCCAGACACCCCTCCTATACAAGAAGAAAACAGCAAACATCATCGCTTCTCCGTCTTGCGTTTCCGAAACGCGAGTGATTCTCAACTATCTCTGCGAGCCAAGCAACAATCCGAGAAGCCGCCGCCAGTTCCGCGACGTAACACACCCCTATCTACCATACTTCGCAGCTGGGACATGCTTAGCTAACCTATGTTCGACTTAGCACCCGAAATCATTACCACCGCTCCAACAAACGACTTCAATGGGCCGAAAAAGAAATCGTCACGGATAGGCCTGACTGCCAGGTTCCGTCGCTCGACGGATTTACCCCGTGAGGACATCAACACTAACAATGGAACGGGTCGCCAGAAGACACTTCGGAAATCCTTCACTGATGACAGACGACGCCCCACGCTCGCTACACTGGAGGAACCTGAATCTCCACGACCATCGACAACAGCTACAACAAGTAGTCCTAATGGTACAATCTTAACACctccaaaccgcccttcCGAGTCATCCAGGTCTGATGCTAGCTCCAACGATCGCTTGTCTCACCAGAGTTCGTCCTACCAGAGTCCAGAGACGACACCCAAGAAATCAGGCCCGTTCTTTCGATTGCGACGGCATAAGAAAGCACCAGAGCCTCTCTTTCCATTTGCgcatcttcagcagcagGGAAAAGCACCCCCAGGCATCTCCTCGGCTTCATCCCTTGGGATTTCCTCAACGCCACGTCCAGCTTCCGCTCAAAGCGGCCGAACAGCTGGTGGAAACACCACCAAAGGAGATTCCGATTTAAGGTCAGGCCAATCACCTGCGACCACCCTGGTGGCACCTGGGGGAATTCAATCGGGGCATTCTTCGCCCACTAGGGGTGATCTGTTGCGAGGAAGGTCCTCTACTATGAGTTCGATGGGCCGTGACTCCAATGACGATCACCTTCTACCGCCGACGACACGAACGTCGTCCTCTACTGGTCGTAAGAGCTTCGGCGATTTGTTTGGCCTCAGCCGTTTGCGACAGAACTCGGAACTCAGTCGTCAGGGCACGATGACTCCTACAACTCCCGGTTCCATTGGATCTAAAAACAACTCACTCCAGCTTGCCAGGGACTCCTTTGTTCTCCCAGAACGCAACGAAGACGAGTCACCAGCCAAATATCTTGCGCGGGTCGAAGAAGTTGCAAGCCGAGGCATCATTGCTGCGACTCTTTCAAAAAGCGCTGATCCATTCATGACTGCTGTCCTTCGGAGCTACATGCGTAGTTTTAGCTTCTTTGGTGACCCTATGGATATGGCTATTCGAAAACTGCTCATGGAAGCTGAGCTACCTAAGGAAACACAGCAGATCGACCGTTGCTTACAAGCGTTTGCCAACCGGTACCACGAGTGTAACCCAGGCATTTACTCATCACCTGACCAGGCGTACTTCATTGCATTCTCCCTACTCATTCTACATACCGATGTCTTCAACAAGAATAACAAGCACAAAATGCAAAAAGCTGATTACTTGAAGAACACAAACGGAGAGGGCATCTTTGACGACATTCTGGAATGTTTTTATGACAACATCACTTATACCCCTTTTATTCACGTTGAGGATGATTTAGACCCTACAAGCGACCGCTATGCTTCACATAAATCTCGACGAAAACCTCTGATCTCCTCTACAGTAAACGACCCCGCAAAACGAGCTGTCAAAGAGCCTATCGATCCCTATACCCTGATCTTGGACGGAAGCCTTGATGCTCTGAGACCAAACTTGAAGGACGCCATGGAGTTGGAGGATCACTACAATTATCTAGGCTCTGCGACTAGTCTGAACTTGAAGGACTTGCAGAAAACGTTTTTTAGAACAGGTGTACTGCAAATCGTGTCGGCCCGGTCTCGACCCGACGCTTTCATGACAGAACAGACAGCTAGCAACCCGGCCGATGCACATCCCGGTATCGTCGACATCAAGGTCACCAAGGTTGGATTACTTTGGCGGAAAGATGCGAAGAAACGTAAGGCAAGATCTCCGTGGCAGGAATGGGGCGCCATTCTTACTGGGGCGCAGCTCTACTTCTTCCGCAATACAGGCTGGGTGAAGTCTTTAATGCATCAGTATGAGAACCACATTAAGGCGGGACATGATGGAACACCGTTGATCTTCACACCCCCGCTCCAAGAGTTTAAACCAGACGGTCTCATGTCAACTTATGCTGCAGTGGCCCTCCATGATGCGGCGTATAAGAAGCACAAGAACGCTTTCGTCTACGTGCGGCAGGGTGGTCTAGAAGAAGTGCTATTGGCAGAtaatgaagaagaaatgaACGACTGGCTCGCCAAACTTAACTATGCTGCCGCCTTTCGGACTACGGGCGTTAAGATGCGTGGTGTCATTGGCGGCAACTATGATGGACAGAGTCGCCGAGGTTTACGTCGACTGGATAGCGCTGATGCTGCCACCCTCATCCAGACACCGACCGGACCCGTGTCTATCGCTAGGAGTCGAATAGACCATAAAATGGCTGAAGATATCTCGGCTGCTCGAAGAGAcgtgatgaagcagaag
This region includes:
- a CDS encoding Arf family guanine nucleotide exchange factor SYT1 translates to MAFRRRRGNLSDDTEKRRHTLFEPSASGDLPPPVPSQPDHNDDEGQGPGESSHPQQPRELARESTTSRPEGLPESQTESRPGSRPDTPPIQEENSKHHRFSVLRFRNASDSQLSLRAKQQSEKPPPVPRPPEIITTAPTNDFNGPKKKSSRIGLTARFRRSTDLPREDINTNNGTGRQKTLRKSFTDDRRRPTLATLEEPESPRPSTTATTSSPNGTILTPPNRPSESSRSDASSNDRLSHQSSSYQSPETTPKKSGPFFRLRRHKKAPEPLFPFAHLQQQGKAPPGISSASSLGISSTPRPASAQSGRTAGGNTTKGDSDLRSGQSPATTLVAPGGIQSGHSSPTRGDLLRGRSSTMSSMGRDSNDDHLLPPTTRTSSSTGRKSFGDLFGLSRLRQNSELSRQGTMTPTTPGSIGSKNNSLQLARDSFVLPERNEDESPAKYLARVEEVASRGIIAATLSKSADPFMTAVLRSYMRSFSFFGDPMDMAIRKLLMEAELPKETQQIDRCLQAFANRYHECNPGIYSSPDQAYFIAFSLLILHTDVFNKNNKHKMQKADYLKNTNGEGIFDDILECFYDNITYTPFIHVEDDLDPTSDRYASHKSRRKPLISSTVNDPAKRAVKEPIDPYTLILDGSLDALRPNLKDAMELEDHYNYLGSATSLNLKDLQKTFFRTGVLQIVSARSRPDAFMTEQTASNPADAHPGIVDIKVTKVGLLWRKDAKKRKARSPWQEWGAILTGAQLYFFRNTGWVKSLMHQYENHIKAGHDGTPLIFTPPLQEFKPDGLMSTYAAVALHDAAYKKHKNAFVYVRQGGLEEVLLADNEEEMNDWLAKLNYAAAFRTTGVKMRGVIGGNYDGQSRRGLRRLDSADAATLIQTPTGPVSIARSRIDHKMAEDISAARRDVMKQKIAEADEHVQEIQKQLEHQLRNARHLLILAPIQPRTREQLLSAAARISAQLKWTRQDMWKHKCHRDILIQDLEEEHPSSTFTPTKQQSTRFSQRTGSPTPRVNVGRRGSRSTHHSGTEADPRTPTEPQVVHVPNTAEVTEDVDSPLDQVFTTPPQSATKRRHSSRDLSFVRPEAASTRHGSISSIAQSPIASLPSTPLAKPPSAQDESNKPPLRKEDDGNHDPDADERDFLEQAGLLEQRPSRDPTDKATVSTGADVPGESGTPTDKGDRSKIRRSLQRTLREGAGHLSHHRGSRKGKEVAGSGEESTQEHQLSRGTGSFVVHGKKASVINFGDGLQNMTHDEKIRARKSSQQQDPPLSPMPSGPEDEDFYSAVGVPVEPSERRESIASASTATARSFRELHRKYSTAQAARSTSAGGRLTIPSDTESEVAVSFSDGRRSPLPPMETETDEESDGTGVRRGRSIKKDDLESRDSDSESLQDIEQLPSRPVQPVNA